GTCACAGTCGATTTACGACCAGGGTTCTCCACCGTGACGCCGCTGATTGGTGGGGGCACGCAAATTGCCTTTACAATTCACTAGGCCCACGCCAATCGCTGACGAAACGGAGCTGGGCTGATTGAACGCCCAGCTCTATAAAATCGGCGACACGAGACGGGCACACGACTCGGCAATCTTCTCGACGCGGGAACGACCGCGATAGCGCTCCATTGTCAACTCCTCGCAGTACGATAAGTCCTCCTCAAAAATCTGCTCCAGCTGTGCCACGGCCGTCGTGCTATAAATCATTGCATTGGCTTCAAAGTTCAATTTAAAACTCCGAATATCGATATTGGCCGTTCCGACCGACGCAATATGGCCATCCACCACGACGGTCTTGGCATGCAGGAAGCCTTTCGTGTACAGATAACACTTTACACCCACTGCGAGCAATTCCCCAAGGTAAAATCTCGACGCCCAGTAAACCACTCGGTGATCCGGCTTCGACGGCAGCATAATCCGAACGTCCACACCCGCCAATGCGGCAGTTTTTAGCGCAGTCAAGAGACTTTCATCCGGCACAAAGTACGGTGTCTGAATGTAAATGTGGTGTTTACCTGCATGAATCATTTTAATATAGGCGTTGCGGATTTGTTCAACTTCACTGTTGGGGCCACTGGAGATAATTTGCATCCCCACGTCGCCGGTATAGTCCTTCACGCGAAAGTAACTGGCGTCAATGGGCATTGGGGCACTTGCAGCATAGTTCCAGTCTAGATAAAACATCGCCTGCATCTCTAACACGGCACTGCCTTCCACCCGCAAATGCGTGTCGCGCCATGCGCCAAACCGTTTGTTGAGGCCAAGATACTCATCGCCAATGTTAAACCCGCCAATATATCCATACACGCCGTCAATAATCGCGAGCTTTCGATGGTTACGGTGATTCATCCGGAAATTCATGAACGGGATTCGCGATGGGAAAAACGCCGCAACTTGGCCCCCAGCTTCGACCAGCGGTTGAAAAAACGACCTTTTCGTCCAAGTACTCCCCACCGCATCGTACAGCAATCGAACCGTCACGCCCGACTTTGCCTTTTCGACCAACGCGTCCAACAGCTGTTTGCCCAAGTGGTCACTGCGCAAAATATAGTACTCCAAATGCACGTGATGCTTAGCATTTCGGATGTCATTCAATAAAGCCGTGAACTTTTGGTGACCCTCTGTAAAGATCTGCATCTCGTTATCTTGCGTGAAGAAGCCGTAGCTGCTCACCAAATTCATGTAGATTAAGTCCCGATAGTGATGCGTCATCGGATCTTTGTAAACCACTTGCCCCGTCTCAATGCGCGCCTTCTGGTAAGCCGCCAGTCCCTCAATCAGCAGCCGATTGTGGCGCTTGACTTTATACACGCGAATGCGTCCAAGATGCGGTCCCAAAAACACGTACAGTAAAAACCCGATAATGGGGATAAACAGCAAAACCATGAGCCATGCCCACGTGACCGCCGCATTTTGTCGTTCGAGAAAAATAATTGTAAAAGCGGTGAGCAAGTCGACAGCAAATATCAGATAATATATCAAATGAATGACAATCATCTTTTCACACGTCCTCGCCACAACAGGTTCGCAGGCCCTGAGACCATAACAGATTGTTTCGGCGACACAAAACCTTTTTCCTGTCATCGCCTTGCCCACTACACCTCAACTATCCAGAGGTCAATCAACGACCGGTGCAATCACACGTCTTTGCGAAACTCGGGGTTATTGTGCAGAAAGTTGAGCCACATCGATCTCATCGCCTCATTGACCTCGGACTTTGTAAATT
Above is a genomic segment from Alicyclobacillus acidoterrestris containing:
- the cls gene encoding cardiolipin synthase, which codes for MIVIHLIYYLIFAVDLLTAFTIIFLERQNAAVTWAWLMVLLFIPIIGFLLYVFLGPHLGRIRVYKVKRHNRLLIEGLAAYQKARIETGQVVYKDPMTHHYRDLIYMNLVSSYGFFTQDNEMQIFTEGHQKFTALLNDIRNAKHHVHLEYYILRSDHLGKQLLDALVEKAKSGVTVRLLYDAVGSTWTKRSFFQPLVEAGGQVAAFFPSRIPFMNFRMNHRNHRKLAIIDGVYGYIGGFNIGDEYLGLNKRFGAWRDTHLRVEGSAVLEMQAMFYLDWNYAASAPMPIDASYFRVKDYTGDVGMQIISSGPNSEVEQIRNAYIKMIHAGKHHIYIQTPYFVPDESLLTALKTAALAGVDVRIMLPSKPDHRVVYWASRFYLGELLAVGVKCYLYTKGFLHAKTVVVDGHIASVGTANIDIRSFKLNFEANAMIYSTTAVAQLEQIFEEDLSYCEELTMERYRGRSRVEKIAESCARLVSPIL